One genomic window of Vicugna pacos chromosome 18, VicPac4, whole genome shotgun sequence includes the following:
- the TRIP6 gene encoding thyroid receptor-interacting protein 6: protein MSGPTWLPPKQPEPARAPQGRALPRGASGPPPAHGAALQPHPRVSFCPLPSEQCYQAPGGPEDRGLAWVGCHGAPQRPQGPPPDRGGLRPGSLDAEIDSLTSMLAELDGGRGHAPRRPDRQAYESLQPPAYRPGSGSLKPNGGGVPPPPLPASPYGGPTPASYATASTPAGPAFPVQVKVAQPVRGCGPPRRGTSQASGPPPGPHFPVPGRGEVWGAGYRSHREPGPAGKEEAAGASNPAAGRGSGYGTPVPLSQPPEEELERLTKKLVHDMNHPPSGEYFGRCGGCGEDVVGDGAGVVALDRVFHVGCFVCSTCRAQLRGQHFYAVERRAYCESCYVATLEKCSTCSQPILDRILRAMGKAYHPGCFTCVVCHRGLDGIPFTVDATSQIHCIEDFHRKFAPRCSVCGGAIMPEPGQEETVRIVALDRSFHIGCYKCEECGLLLSSEGECQGCYPLDGHILCKACSAWRIQELSATVTTDC, encoded by the exons cactccagccccaccccagggtcAGTTTTTGCCCTCTCCCATCTGAGCAGTGTTACCAGGCCCCTGGGGGACCGGAGGATCGGGGGCTAGCCTGGGTGGGGTGCCATGGAGCACCCCAGCGCCCACAG GGACCACCCCCAGACAGGGGGGGCTTGCGCCCAGGGAGTCTGGATGCTGAGATTGATTCCCTGACCAGCATGCTGGCCGAGTTGGATGGGGGTCGTGGTCATGCCCCACGGCGGCCTGACCGGCAG GCTTATGAGTCCCTTCAGCCCCCTGCCTATCGCCCAGGCTCAGGCTCCCTGAAGCCCAACGGAGGGGGTGTTCCTCCCCCACCGCTCCCAGCGTCCCCCTATGGGGGCCCTACTCCGGCCTCCTATGCTACGGCCAGCACCCCCGCTGGCCCTGCCTTCCCTGTGCAAGTGAAGGTGGCACAACCAGTGAGAGGCTGTGGCCCCCCCAGGCGGGGGACCTCTCAGGCCTCTGGGCCCCCTCCGGGCCCCCACTTTCCTGTCCCAGGCCGAGGTGAAGTCTGGGGGGCTGGCTATCGGAGCCACCGCGAGCCAGGGCCAGCGGGTAAAGAGGAGGCTGCTGGGGCCTCCAACCCTGCAGCAGGAAGAGGAAGCGGGTATGGGACCCCG GTTCCCCTGAGCCAGCCTCCCGAGGAGGAACTTGAGAGGTTGACCAAGAAGCTGGTACATGACATGAACCACCCGCCCAGTGGGGAGTACTTCG GCCGGTGTGGTGGCTGTGGAGAAGATGTGGTTGGGGATGGGGCCGGGGTTGTAGCCCTGGACCGCGTCTTTCACGTTGGCTGCTTTGTGTGTTCCACGTGCCGGGCCCAGCTCCGGGGCCAGCATTTCTATGCCGTGGAGAGGAGGGCTTATTGTGAGAGCTGCTATGTG GCCACCCTTGAGAAGTGCTCCACGTGCTCCCAGCCCATCCTGGACCGGATTCTGCGGGCTATGGGGAAGGCCTACCATCCTGGCTGCTTCACCTGTGTGGTGTGCCACCGTGGTCTTGATGGCATCCCTTTCACTGTGGATGCCACCAGCCAGATCCACTGCATTGAGGACTTCCACAG GAAGTTTGCCCCACGATGCTCAGTGTGTGGTGGAGCCATCATGCCTGAGCCAGGTCAGGAGGAGACTGTGAGAATCGTTGCTCTGGATCGCAGCTTTCACATTGGCTGTTACAAATGCGAG GAGTGTGGGCTGCTGCTCTCCTCTGAGGGTGAGTGTCAGGGCTGCTACCCGCTGGATGGGCACATCTTATGCAAGGCTTGCAGTGCCTGGCGCATCCAGGAGCTCTCGGCCACCGTCACCACCGACTGCTGA